The Caldicellulosiruptoraceae bacterium PP1 genome has a segment encoding these proteins:
- a CDS encoding chemotaxis protein CheX gives MNVEYINPFILASQQVLKQIANIDLTLGKVFIKETTYQVDQIVVIIGMTGTIKGQVNFCMNKDTALYIASQMMGGYLVAEFDEIAKSAIGEMANMIMGNTSTIFSQKNIMIDITPPSILMGENMVISLSHMVNICVPLHMNNGHKIDMDVAVIE, from the coding sequence ATGAATGTTGAATACATTAACCCATTCATATTAGCAAGCCAACAAGTTCTTAAACAAATTGCTAATATTGATCTTACTCTGGGGAAGGTATTTATTAAGGAAACAACATATCAGGTTGATCAGATTGTAGTTATTATAGGAATGACAGGGACAATTAAAGGCCAAGTTAACTTCTGTATGAATAAAGATACAGCTCTTTATATTGCTTCACAGATGATGGGGGGATATCTGGTAGCAGAGTTTGATGAGATTGCAAAAAGTGCAATTGGTGAGATGGCTAATATGATAATGGGTAATACATCAACCATATTTTCGCAAAAGAATATAATGATAGATATAACACCACCTTCTATTCTTATGGGTGAAAATATGGTAATTAGCCTTTCTCATATGGTAAATATTTGTGTGCCACTTCATATGAACAATGGCCATAAGATTGATATGGACGTAGCAGTTATAGAATAA
- the trmL gene encoding tRNA (uridine(34)/cytosine(34)/5-carboxymethylaminomethyluridine(34)-2'-O)-methyltransferase TrmL produces MAINIVLHEPEIPYNTGNIARTCACTGSKLHLIEPLGFSIEDKYLKRAGLDYWQYLDIKIYKDLNHFFEQNRDANIFYFSTKGKQDYTKATYLDGCYLMFGKETAGLPKWLIEQNIHKTFRIPMISDVRSLNLSNAVAIVCYEALRQLGFPQMV; encoded by the coding sequence ATGGCAATAAATATTGTATTGCATGAACCAGAAATTCCATACAATACAGGCAATATAGCCAGGACTTGTGCTTGCACAGGTAGTAAGCTTCATTTGATTGAACCTCTTGGATTTTCAATAGAGGATAAATACTTAAAAAGAGCAGGACTTGATTATTGGCAGTATTTAGATATAAAGATTTATAAAGATCTTAATCACTTTTTTGAACAAAACAGGGATGCCAATATATTTTATTTTTCAACAAAAGGGAAACAGGACTATACAAAAGCAACATATTTAGATGGATGCTATCTAATGTTCGGTAAAGAGACAGCAGGGCTTCCAAAATGGCTTATTGAACAAAATATCCATAAAACTTTTAGAATACCAATGATAAGCGATGTAAGGTCATTAAATCTTTCAAATGCAGTTGCAATAGTTTGCTATGAGGCTTTACGTCAGCTTGGTTTTCCTCAAATGGTATAA
- a CDS encoding DegV family protein, translating to MGVTIVTDSTADLSLEMLNSYGIRMVPLTVYFDEESYKDWIELKPLEFYDKLDKSVNLPRTSQVNPDQFIEIYKEELEKGNEVVSIHLSSKLSGTYNSACIAKDILESDKIYPIDGRTASIGTGVLAVLAKRMADIGKSAQEIAQYIEEKKKNIRHIFAVETLEYLKKGGRISPAKATLGNILNIKPILHLVDGVVEPFDKVRGMKRALPRIIEEVKNKGLDLTNQLCGFSYAGELSDAEEYLNTIKKELNPKEVIFTQIGSVIGTYVGRGTMAFIFFEE from the coding sequence ATGGGTGTTACAATAGTTACTGATAGCACGGCTGATTTAAGCCTTGAGATGCTAAATTCGTATGGAATTAGAATGGTACCTTTAACTGTTTACTTTGACGAAGAAAGCTACAAAGATTGGATAGAACTAAAACCACTAGAGTTTTATGACAAGCTTGATAAAAGCGTTAACCTTCCAAGGACATCTCAAGTGAACCCAGACCAGTTTATTGAAATATACAAAGAGGAACTTGAGAAAGGCAATGAAGTTGTTTCAATACATCTTTCGTCAAAGCTTTCAGGCACATATAATTCTGCTTGCATTGCAAAGGATATATTAGAAAGTGACAAAATATATCCAATAGATGGAAGAACAGCATCCATTGGGACAGGTGTTTTGGCAGTTTTAGCAAAAAGGATGGCAGATATAGGGAAATCAGCACAGGAAATTGCACAATATATAGAAGAAAAAAAGAAAAATATCAGACACATATTTGCAGTTGAGACATTGGAATACCTCAAAAAAGGTGGAAGAATAAGTCCAGCTAAAGCAACACTTGGGAATATCTTAAATATAAAACCTATTCTTCACCTTGTTGATGGCGTTGTCGAGCCTTTTGACAAGGTAAGAGGTATGAAGAGAGCCTTACCAAGAATAATTGAAGAGGTAAAGAATAAAGGGCTTGATTTAACTAATCAGCTTTGTGGATTTTCATATGCAGGTGAACTTAGTGATGCTGAAGAATATTTAAACACAATAAAAAAAGAGCTAAATCCCAAAGAGGTTATCTTTACACAGATAGGAAGTGTAATTGGAACATATGTTGGCAGAGGGACAATGGCTTTTATATTTTTTGAAGAATAA
- a CDS encoding TIGR03960 family B12-binding radical SAM protein yields MIVKDKVFDVLFNVERPGRYTGNEINMVVKDKDKVDVRFAFCFPDLYEIGMSHLGLKILYHMLNEREDIYCERVFLPWFDMQEIMKKNQIPIFSLETYSTIDEFDIIGFTLQYEMSYTNLLKVLELGNIPLRSSQRDENYPIVIAGGPCSFNPEPLSSFIDLFVLGEGEEVTLELIDLYKDYKQKKYKKEEFLIKASQIEGIYVPSLYDVLYTKEGTIKSITPKYSGIPKIVKKRIIKNLENVYFPQKMITPIIEVVHDRVTLEIFRGCARGCRFCQAGYIYRPVRFKNKESLKATTINLIKTSGSNEVSLSSLSTSDYPDVELLARDILREIEHKKVNLSLPSLRLDSTTLELLREIDKVRKPTLTFAPEAGTQRLRDVINKNITEDNIFSTIQTAFEMGFGNVKLYFMLGLPTETDDDILGIYDIAKRIKDIYTKTAKRFRLSLGISTSFFVPKAHTPFQWEGQITIEEMQRKARFLKEKLKKIKGVDYSYHDYYLSKMEAVFSRGDRRLDVVLENALKLGCQFDNWSDYFDFSKWEEAFKNAGVDYSFYSDRIRDHDEILPWDIIDSGVDKEFLIKEHKKSKEAKTTPSCFDKCSLCGATTFKGGICFAKV; encoded by the coding sequence TTGATAGTAAAAGACAAGGTATTTGATGTACTATTTAATGTAGAAAGACCAGGAAGATATACTGGAAATGAAATAAATATGGTAGTAAAGGACAAAGACAAGGTTGATGTCAGATTTGCTTTCTGTTTTCCTGATCTTTATGAGATAGGAATGTCTCATTTAGGACTAAAGATTTTATACCACATGCTTAATGAAAGAGAAGATATCTACTGTGAAAGGGTATTTTTACCTTGGTTTGACATGCAAGAGATAATGAAGAAAAACCAAATACCCATATTTAGCTTAGAGACATATTCAACAATTGATGAGTTTGATATTATAGGATTTACACTACAATATGAAATGAGCTATACAAACCTTCTTAAGGTGTTAGAATTAGGTAATATTCCACTAAGAAGCAGTCAAAGGGATGAAAACTATCCCATTGTGATAGCTGGGGGACCATGCAGTTTTAATCCTGAACCTCTATCATCATTTATTGACCTTTTTGTATTAGGCGAAGGTGAAGAGGTTACATTAGAGCTTATTGATTTATACAAAGACTATAAACAAAAGAAATACAAAAAAGAAGAGTTTTTGATAAAAGCATCACAAATTGAAGGGATATATGTTCCATCACTTTATGATGTTTTATATACAAAGGAAGGAACAATAAAAAGCATAACTCCAAAATATAGTGGAATTCCTAAGATAGTAAAGAAAAGAATTATAAAAAATCTTGAGAATGTTTATTTTCCACAAAAGATGATAACCCCTATTATTGAGGTTGTTCACGATAGGGTAACCTTAGAAATCTTTAGGGGTTGTGCAAGAGGATGCAGATTTTGCCAGGCTGGATATATTTATAGGCCAGTTAGATTTAAAAACAAAGAATCACTAAAAGCAACAACAATTAATTTGATAAAAACCTCTGGCTCAAATGAGGTGTCATTAAGCTCGCTTTCAACAAGTGATTACCCAGATGTTGAACTTCTTGCAAGAGATATATTAAGGGAGATTGAACACAAAAAGGTAAATCTTTCGCTACCATCATTGAGGCTTGATTCAACAACTTTGGAACTATTAAGAGAAATAGACAAAGTAAGAAAGCCAACACTTACATTTGCACCAGAAGCTGGAACACAAAGGCTTAGGGATGTAATAAACAAAAACATAACAGAAGATAATATATTCTCAACAATACAAACAGCCTTTGAAATGGGATTTGGCAATGTAAAACTCTATTTTATGTTGGGGCTTCCAACTGAGACAGATGACGATATTTTAGGCATATATGATATTGCAAAAAGGATAAAAGACATTTATACAAAAACAGCAAAAAGATTTAGGCTAAGCCTTGGGATATCAACATCATTTTTTGTTCCAAAAGCACACACACCTTTTCAATGGGAAGGACAGATTACAATTGAAGAGATGCAAAGAAAAGCAAGATTCTTAAAAGAAAAATTGAAAAAAATAAAAGGTGTTGATTACAGTTATCATGATTATTACCTCTCAAAGATGGAAGCGGTATTTTCAAGGGGAGACAGAAGGCTTGATGTAGTTTTAGAAAATGCCTTGAAATTAGGTTGCCAATTTGACAACTGGAGCGACTACTTTGATTTTTCAAAATGGGAAGAGGCTTTCAAAAATGCAGGAGTAGACTATTCATTCTACTCAGATAGAATAAGGGACCATGATGAGATTCTCCCGTGGGACATTATTGATAGCGGTGTTGACAAAGAATTCTTGATAAAAGAACATAAAAAGTCAAAGGAAGCAAAAACAACACCATCATGTTTTGACAAATGTTCTCTATGCGGTGCTACAACATTCAAAGGAGGAATATGTTTTGCCAAGGTATAG
- a CDS encoding TIGR03936 family radical SAM-associated protein yields MPRYRFYFTREREQSFISHLDMMRLMERTFRIADIKLKFSEGFNPHPKITFILPMSVGLSTKGDIFEIELDQEITDEKIDTINNILPKGIRILKIENAINKIEVNGFISRVVTNSEPFNKNLFLKFLEGDIIIIKKDKPKNAKEFINTADVIFDKYTEFLFDIRVIKQSFIKPEEIVKKFIEDFNINSSILYVIREKINFQRGI; encoded by the coding sequence TTGCCAAGGTATAGATTTTATTTTACACGGGAGAGGGAGCAGTCATTTATATCTCATCTTGATATGATGAGACTTATGGAAAGAACATTTAGGATAGCTGATATTAAGCTTAAATTTTCAGAAGGCTTTAATCCACACCCTAAAATTACTTTTATACTTCCTATGTCTGTTGGTTTATCTACAAAAGGGGATATTTTTGAGATTGAGTTAGATCAAGAGATAACTGATGAAAAGATTGATACTATTAATAATATACTTCCAAAAGGTATCAGAATATTGAAAATAGAAAATGCTATTAATAAAATAGAAGTAAATGGTTTTATTAGCAGAGTTGTAACAAATTCAGAGCCTTTTAATAAAAATCTTTTTTTAAAATTTTTGGAAGGTGATATTATAATAATAAAAAAAGATAAACCAAAAAATGCAAAAGAATTTATTAATACTGCAGATGTTATATTTGATAAGTATACTGAATTTCTTTTTGATATTAGAGTAATAAAACAAAGCTTTATAAAGCCAGAGGAGATTGTAAAAAAATTCATAGAAGACTTTAATATTAACTCAAGTATTTTATATGTAATTAGGGAGAAAATAAATTTTCAAAGGGGGATATGA
- a CDS encoding ribonuclease E/G, with amino-acid sequence MFCEIIVDVRFDQTRVALLEDKELVEVYIERENSKSIVGNIYKGVVENILPGMEAAFIDIGLEKNAFLYLGDMNRIEFSDNEDVIELKEIPTALRVGQELVVQVVKEAYEQKGPRVTTQITLPGRYLVLLPNTDYVGISKRIENEEEKNRLKKIAHQIKPKGMGLIVRTVAEGKSQEDLAMDLDFLLKIWERVKQRSTSSAPVLIHKDLDLIFKSVRDVFTNEVDRFVINDRKQYNKVVEFLSTFAPNLKSKVEYFNLSADIFEYFGIEQKLLKALSKKVWLKSGGYIIIDQTEALTVIDVNTGKFTGKNDVSETILKTNLEAAVEIAKQIRLRDIGGIIIIDFIDMRHQEHQKLVLDTFKEAVKKDKTKTVIVGITPLGLVEMTRKKVRQRLSSVMMEDCPYCGGTGNIFSREATAFRVLKEAEWYCKNKVEKNIFIEIHPKVCDVLRKDDKDKFKELEEKYQKKIYLKVSSNIHIDSFEIQAINDEDHYMALCKALYEGDEVLAFVEEVNDYNKSNANAYVNQNKIELENAANLIGEKVFVKIEKIFSTESKGKILEICEDKEKESASF; translated from the coding sequence ATGTTTTGTGAGATAATTGTTGATGTAAGGTTTGACCAAACGAGAGTGGCTCTTTTGGAGGACAAGGAACTTGTAGAGGTATACATCGAAAGAGAGAACTCAAAGAGCATTGTAGGCAACATCTACAAAGGTGTTGTTGAAAACATCTTACCTGGTATGGAGGCAGCATTTATTGATATTGGCCTTGAGAAAAATGCCTTTTTATATCTGGGTGATATGAATAGAATAGAGTTTTCGGATAATGAGGATGTTATAGAATTAAAAGAGATTCCGACAGCTTTAAGGGTAGGACAAGAGCTTGTTGTTCAGGTTGTGAAAGAGGCTTATGAACAAAAAGGCCCGAGAGTTACAACACAAATAACACTTCCGGGGAGGTACTTAGTGTTACTTCCAAACACAGACTATGTGGGAATCTCAAAGAGGATAGAGAATGAAGAAGAGAAAAACAGGTTAAAAAAGATAGCTCATCAAATTAAGCCCAAAGGCATGGGGCTAATTGTTCGAACTGTTGCAGAAGGAAAATCACAAGAAGATTTAGCAATGGATTTAGATTTCTTGTTGAAGATTTGGGAAAGGGTGAAACAAAGAAGCACATCATCAGCACCGGTATTGATACACAAGGATTTAGATTTGATTTTTAAATCAGTAAGAGATGTATTTACAAATGAAGTTGACAGATTTGTAATAAACGATAGAAAACAGTACAACAAGGTTGTTGAGTTTTTATCAACCTTTGCACCAAACTTAAAGAGTAAGGTGGAATATTTTAATCTATCTGCTGATATCTTTGAATATTTTGGGATTGAGCAAAAGCTGTTAAAGGCATTGTCTAAAAAGGTTTGGTTAAAAAGTGGAGGGTATATAATAATTGACCAGACAGAAGCATTAACAGTAATAGATGTAAATACAGGTAAATTTACAGGGAAAAATGATGTTTCTGAAACTATATTAAAAACAAATTTGGAAGCAGCAGTTGAAATAGCAAAACAGATACGACTAAGAGATATAGGTGGTATTATAATTATCGACTTTATTGACATGAGGCATCAAGAACATCAAAAACTTGTGTTAGATACATTTAAAGAAGCAGTCAAAAAGGATAAAACTAAGACTGTAATTGTAGGTATTACACCACTTGGACTTGTTGAGATGACTCGTAAGAAAGTTCGACAAAGGCTATCATCTGTAATGATGGAAGATTGTCCTTATTGTGGTGGTACAGGGAATATATTTTCAAGAGAGGCAACTGCATTCAGAGTGTTAAAAGAAGCTGAGTGGTATTGCAAAAATAAAGTAGAAAAGAATATATTTATTGAGATTCACCCAAAGGTATGTGATGTTTTGAGAAAGGATGATAAAGATAAGTTTAAGGAATTAGAAGAAAAATATCAAAAAAAGATATATCTTAAGGTATCAAGCAATATTCACATAGATAGCTTTGAGATACAAGCAATAAATGATGAGGATCACTATATGGCACTTTGTAAAGCACTTTATGAGGGTGATGAGGTTTTAGCCTTTGTAGAAGAGGTAAATGACTACAACAAGAGCAATGCCAATGCTTATGTAAATCAAAACAAGATTGAGCTTGAGAATGCAGCAAATCTAATTGGTGAAAAGGTTTTTGTGAAAATTGAAAAGATTTTTTCTACTGAATCTAAAGGGAAAATACTTGAGATATGTGAAGATAAGGAAAAAGAATCAGCTTCCTTTTAA